In the genome of Mangifera indica cultivar Alphonso chromosome 9, CATAS_Mindica_2.1, whole genome shotgun sequence, the window GTGAGATTATAGTAGGATAATGACTAGGGTTTTAGGGACTAAATTGTTGGATTTTAAACCTATAtaatagttaaattattatgtttaattcgtCAAAGTTGGATCTATAAAAggattattatttgtttatttttcaaaacttttaaatcaGGGAATTACTATTTTGCCTCTAAACccctattattattttttcaacagagtttaacaattatttgttTGTCTCTAACTTCTTCTTAGCTAATAAGTTGACAAATGGGTAGATATGTGCTTTTGttactcaaactaaattatttgtttgtttctAACTTCTTCTTAGCTAATAAGTTGACAAATGGCAACACCAAAATCAATCTGTAACAAGTTCAGTGTTTCCTTCCACCCCTCGTTTTGACAATTTCATAGAATCAATacaaaataaccaaaacaaaTTGAAGTCAACCTAAGGACGGCacagtaaaataataataaatgttcCGCAATTAAGTCAACCCAAAATTATATTAAGGCATAAGTTGACCGAATTAATGATAACCCATTCAACAATTTTCCTGTCAAAACTTAATTCCTTTTGCTCAACGTCAAACGTCCCGCCCCAGCCCTTACAATGGATAGGAAGGTAGCAACTGTGAgaattacattaattaattatactttCAAAGGccaacttaaatatttttttattattttttctttaaaaataaaaagaacccatttatcatttttatttctttagaaAATCCTTTCTATTAGGAGTAGTTTTTGAGAAATTATGTAACATTAAAAATTCTAAGTAttgctagaaaaaaaaaaaagaaaaaactctgGCTCTAACAAGTGTTCTCAAATTTCcgaaagaattttcttttttggataaaaaaaattccataaAGAAAGACAGTTAAAGAGAAATGTCTTTAGAAGATGGATTGAGCTAAGCCATCTGATGAAATCCCAGGAGACATGGAAGATCCCTTAGCTTTGACTTGTACTCTTCAATAATTTAAGCCACCCCACATCTTTCATCGCCTcccaaataacatttttatattttaattttgtttaaatatatttatctccAAGCGCTGATGTGTCCTCatagacaataaaataatgttgacTTTGTGGTGTATATGTATCCAAGTTCAGAGAGCCAAGTTTGTACAGCTGTGCAGAAACACAAGCAAAAACCACAGAGATTCTCaaaggagaaaaacaaaaattaatttcatcattACCATGAGAAGCGATCAAGTTCGATTAAATTCTGGCATTACAATGCCTGTTCTTGGCTTAGGAACTTACTCCTTTGCCAATGATAAGGCTACCACTGAGCTTGCTGTTCGTTTGGCTCTCAGGGTGCACTCTTTTTCTcactttttccttcttcttctttttgctatccatttttcaattaaatcttCTACTTTGTTGTTATctacttgtttttgtttcaagattcatatttcaatttcatgcaGCCTTCACCCATTtggcagtttttttttttttcaatttttacgtGAAGAGCTGCTGAAATGTTTTTGTTTATCTAAAACTTGCACGAAAATTGATATATGCTTTTATATATAAGCAGACGGGTTACAGGCATTTTGATACAGCAAAGATCTACGGCTCTGAACCAGCAATTGGAAACGCTTTAAACGAAGCCATTATCGAAGGAAGTGTGAACAGAGAGGATGTTTTTGTGACATCGAAGCTCTGGGGAAGTGATCACGATGATCCTGTTTCAGCACTCAAACAAACTCTAAAGTAAGCctacaaattcaaaaaaatattaattaaccttaaaatgaacaaaatccATCATCAAGATTCTCCCAAATCTTGTGTTTATGAGTGGTATCATTACTTTGAGCTGAAGTGATTAGGACTTGGGTCAATCTTTGGAAGTGGGTTTCAAGCTTTTTATTCTTTCAAGATCTTGCAAAATCTTAAAGAATCTAAGGGCTTCGAGATCTCAAAGCCTAGTAATCTTttggaaatattaaaattgtcaCATAGATGATTGTGCATGCAGTCTCATGCTACtatgtaaattaaattaaatttcttttgatGCAGGAACTTAGGGATGGAATATATAGACATGTATTTGGTGCATTGGCCAGTGAAATTGAAGCCATGGGCAGTAAATCCAGTGCCCAATGAAGAAGACTTTGAGAGGTTGGATCTTGAAGCTACATGGGCAGGTATGGAGAAATGTTTGGAATTGGGATTATGTAGAACCATTGGTGTCAGCAATTTCTCTAGCAAGAAGATCCGACGGTTGTTAGATTTTGCTTCTGTACCTCCAGCCGTTAATCAGGTATCATAACAATTACCGTATAAcatataggccaaatgactatttcccacccgagGCTTGATGCAAACCCAATCTTCCACCaactaattatcaaaaattcaaactttctcccataagatgttaaaattaataaaaatcgttaattataaacataaaatcatcatttaactaataatatattaaaaatgataaaacattatctatttttctctctagatttagaaaactaaccatttttctcaagattgaactttaaaaacttacatttttccCCTAAGATTTAAGGTTTTTTCCATCCCCTTTTTTGGCATCAGAACCGACAACTTCGCTCTTCTTCCCCTTTTCCAGCCCATCTTTGATGTAAACCCCCCCACAGTgactcatcttcatcatttgacgAAGGCAATGTCTTCATCGCTAGTCATTGTGGGGGGATTTACGTCGGAGATACACCGAAAAATGGGAGGGAGAGTTAAGTGGCCAGTTCTAGTGCCAAAAAAGGGGATGAAGAAAAACTCTAAACCCTATGGGAAAAATGTAAGATTTGAAAGTTTGATCTTGAgggaaaataaatgattttttattatttttaatatattacaaattaaatgatgattttaccgcTGGagttaactatttttattacttttaatagtTCATGAatgaaagtttagatttttgatagttaatggATAAGAGATGTGAAAATATATCCTTTGGCTtagtatgtgtatatatatatatatatatatatatatatatatatatatatatatagagttcaTGCTTACGACAcgcataatataatattaaaaaaggttGAATCGGGAAggcaaaaaattaaacatcaaacaatCGACGATGAGTAATTTAATAATCTTCTCACAAATATCATAGATAACTCTTGCTTGGCTTTCGTATTTATAATTCTTAACTAggttataaaattgttttccacccaaggtttgatggaaTGAgagttttactttttaaattttaaaaagtcaaaatttcacCCATTATCTGTTTTTGTTACAGATTTTTGTTAAGTAAAAAGGtaggaatattattttgtatagatTTTTCTACTTTCTCTTGTTTTCCTGTATTATTTCTATtctcttttatctttattttttttaaattttttctttccaaaagtTAAGACaacaaattgtaatttttataaatattaggtttgttaataaaatatttaaagggttttttcctttttggacATTCAAAAAAAGTTCAAGggtgattttaaaaattttaaaattttaatatatccaacaatagttttaaaaatgacaattacatcCTAAAGAGcttactaaaatataatattttaaaattgatgtaagttttaacattttttagtagtattaatgataaatttttgaactgataaaaatatattgataatttgatatttatattaaatattgataacaattttataatttcaataaaaagataaaacaactagttttaaaaaaatttaattgatccACTAAAAAAAATGGATGACATGTGAGAACTTGACTCTTGATATTTGAAAGatgaaaatagtcatttcaccttattaattatgtaaaaatattaatgaaaaaataagtaaatttgtAAAGTCTCAAATTAATTCCGAGTGCAAGTATCTAAAATAGTTTATGTTGCACAACTAAAAAATTCCGACAAAAAAGTTgttatttaagattaaaataaataatttatttttctgataaaattttaatgctaCAGGTGGAAATGCATCCGATGTGGAGACAAAGCAAGCTGCGTGAGGTATGTGCAGAGCACAAAATCCACGTCAGCGCTTACTCACCACTCGGTGGACCTGGAAACTCATGGGGTTCAACGGCTGTGGTTGACCATCCGATCATCCAAGCCATCGCACTCAAACACAAGGCCACTTCGGCTCAGGTGGCTCTTAATTGGGGACTGTCAAAGGGAGCTAGTGTGATTGTTAAGAGCTTCAATCAGGAGAGAATGAAGGAGAACATGGCTGCCTTTAATCTTAAATTGGACGACGAAGATCTCTCTCAGATTGACACATTGGAAGAATGGAAGATTATGAGAGGAGAATTTCTTATCAATGAAACAACTAGCCCTTACAGGACCCTTGAAGATTTATGGGATTATGAAATCTGATAGATAaacactaataatttttctttttctttttctttaatttgtgtccatttttctttttcttttttaaaaccaTCCACTATACTACAATGCTGCAGTTGTACTAGACCCACCCAAACTTCACTTGAAATATAGATGTACAAATACTTACTTTCTGTAATGCCAGATTTTCGATTATCTCTGGGTGCATTGTCAGTGGATTACTTAGGAGATTAAGTATcataaagatatataatttatcaaccAATTTTTTGGGTCAGATGAATTATATGAAGCTGATGTATTCAGAGAGAACTACATTTGGACTTAAGTATATAGACAACATGAGCctgatttaatttaacaaaatattttatctttaattcatttTACAATGATTCAATAtagaatcaaaaataaaaaaatttttcccTAATTCGCCATGCAAGTAGGGACGAAAAAATTTGTCTCCAATTCTTTGcataaataaggataaaaaattttattcctaAGTATAATTTTTTGGGACGAAATAAAGTTATTTGA includes:
- the LOC123224853 gene encoding NADPH-dependent aldo-keto reductase, chloroplastic-like, which gives rise to MRSDQVRLNSGITMPVLGLGTYSFANDKATTELAVRLALRTGYRHFDTAKIYGSEPAIGNALNEAIIEGSVNREDVFVTSKLWGSDHDDPVSALKQTLKNLGMEYIDMYLVHWPVKLKPWAVNPVPNEEDFERLDLEATWAGMEKCLELGLCRTIGVSNFSSKKIRRLLDFASVPPAVNQVEMHPMWRQSKLREVCAEHKIHVSAYSPLGGPGNSWGSTAVVDHPIIQAIALKHKATSAQVALNWGLSKGASVIVKSFNQERMKENMAAFNLKLDDEDLSQIDTLEEWKIMRGEFLINETTSPYRTLEDLWDYEI